Proteins encoded by one window of Chryseobacterium aquaeductus:
- a CDS encoding ABC transporter ATP-binding protein, whose amino-acid sequence MKALKTLNPYFWKHKILLFWGLLFIIASNFFNIYKVQFVGKSVDQLADLSKGNGFNKQVLVYVAIIVGCSLLTGFFTFMMRQTIIVASRRIEYELKNKIYRHYQDLSLTDYKTTTTGDLMNRLSEDVVAVRMYLGPGVMYVVNLIILLIITCIYMLKTDVSMTVWTLFPLPILSYIIFKVSSIINKKSKIMQKSQSAISTFVQDSFSGIRVVKFFAKENYIKKNYGAKVTDYQDKALDLAKTEAYFFTIILFVIGLLNVAIILIGGQKYIAGELSVGKIADFFMYINILIWPFSMVGWVTSVNQRAEASMQRINEFLDKKSDVINKNFENYPIKGKIEFRNVSYVYPNTGIKALDNLSFSIDAGQSLAIMGKTGSGKSTIALLLCRLIDPTEGEILVDGKNLKNHNLDNYRNFIGYIPQESYLFSDSIEHNIGFSIDNPSHEKVVEYSKIADVHKNIVGFKEGYKTMVGERGVMLSGGQKQRICIARALIKDPNIIIFDDSLSALDTETEQNILENIDTKIHNATSIIITHRESSAQRADKIINLTEITNSVTA is encoded by the coding sequence ATGAAAGCACTGAAAACTCTGAACCCTTATTTTTGGAAACACAAAATATTATTGTTTTGGGGGTTACTATTTATAATTGCCAGCAACTTTTTTAATATTTATAAAGTTCAGTTTGTCGGAAAATCGGTAGATCAGCTAGCAGATCTCAGCAAAGGAAACGGATTCAATAAACAGGTTTTAGTGTACGTTGCCATCATTGTCGGCTGTTCATTACTAACCGGTTTTTTCACTTTTATGATGAGACAGACAATCATCGTTGCCTCACGAAGAATAGAATATGAACTTAAAAATAAAATCTACAGACACTATCAGGATTTATCTTTAACAGATTATAAAACAACAACCACCGGAGATTTGATGAATCGTCTAAGCGAAGATGTTGTTGCTGTAAGAATGTACCTTGGTCCCGGCGTAATGTATGTCGTAAATTTGATTATTTTATTGATAATCACGTGTATTTATATGTTGAAAACTGATGTATCAATGACGGTTTGGACATTATTTCCTTTACCCATTCTTTCTTACATCATTTTTAAAGTAAGTTCGATTATCAATAAAAAATCAAAAATAATGCAGAAAAGCCAATCTGCAATTTCAACATTTGTGCAGGATAGTTTTTCAGGAATTCGTGTGGTGAAATTTTTCGCTAAAGAAAATTATATTAAAAAAAATTACGGTGCCAAAGTTACCGATTATCAGGATAAAGCTCTAGACTTAGCAAAAACAGAAGCATATTTCTTTACCATTATCTTATTTGTAATCGGATTATTGAATGTTGCCATCATCTTAATTGGCGGACAAAAATACATTGCAGGAGAATTGAGCGTCGGAAAAATTGCAGACTTTTTCATGTATATCAATATCCTTATCTGGCCTTTTTCTATGGTGGGTTGGGTAACATCTGTTAATCAAAGAGCAGAGGCATCGATGCAGAGAATTAATGAGTTTTTGGATAAAAAATCTGATGTTATCAATAAAAATTTTGAAAATTATCCTATCAAAGGCAAAATAGAATTCAGAAATGTATCTTATGTCTATCCGAATACCGGAATAAAAGCTTTGGATAATTTAAGTTTTAGCATCGATGCCGGACAATCTTTAGCCATAATGGGTAAAACGGGAAGTGGAAAATCTACCATTGCATTGCTACTTTGCAGATTGATTGATCCTACCGAAGGTGAAATTTTGGTTGATGGCAAAAACCTAAAAAATCATAATCTTGATAATTACAGAAACTTTATAGGCTATATTCCGCAGGAAAGTTATCTTTTCTCAGACAGCATTGAGCATAATATCGGCTTCTCAATAGACAATCCTTCACACGAAAAAGTGGTTGAATATTCTAAAATTGCAGATGTTCATAAAAACATAGTCGGATTTAAAGAAGGCTACAAAACGATGGTTGGAGAGCGTGGCGTTATGCTTTCGGGAGGTCAAAAACAGAGAATATGTATTGCAAGAGCCTTGATAAAAGACCCAAACATCATTATTTTTGATGATTCTCTTTCTGCCCTAGATACAGAAACAGAGCAGAATATCCTTGAAAATATAGATACTAAAATACACAACGCAACTTCTATAATCATCACGCACAGAGAGTCTAGCGCTCAGAGAGCAGATAAAATTATTAATCTTACCGAAATTACCAATTCTGTAACGGCTTAG
- a CDS encoding transcription antitermination protein NusB — MLGRRQIREKVVENVYSYYQNPIKFDVLEKNMFSSIEKIYNLYILELNFLVALKGIAENQMEIGKNKYIKTDSDINPNQKFINNQVLIKLEENPERLFFSGQHQDLKWDLHDDFLVRTFQRMTAGKRYQDFMKVEEYSFEEDQKFIGKLFLRYIAENEDFHDYVGDRELSWSDDIHIANSMVQKTIGFIKENEDSRTLIKMIKDVEDKNFAGKLLRDTLNNWEANEKKLSERLENWDLDRVGLMDKVILTIAISELDNFPLTPSRVIINEYIEIAKVFATDRSNIFINGILDKYCKDLNRI, encoded by the coding sequence ATGTTAGGAAGAAGACAAATCCGTGAGAAAGTAGTAGAAAATGTATATTCTTACTACCAAAACCCAATAAAGTTTGATGTTTTAGAGAAAAATATGTTCTCTAGCATAGAGAAAATCTATAATCTCTATATTCTTGAACTGAATTTTTTGGTTGCCTTAAAAGGTATCGCAGAAAATCAAATGGAAATCGGTAAGAATAAATATATAAAAACTGATTCTGATATCAATCCCAATCAAAAATTTATCAATAATCAGGTTTTGATCAAATTGGAAGAAAACCCAGAAAGATTGTTCTTTTCCGGTCAACACCAAGATTTGAAATGGGATTTGCACGATGATTTTTTAGTAAGAACTTTCCAAAGAATGACCGCAGGGAAACGTTATCAGGATTTTATGAAAGTGGAGGAATATTCTTTTGAAGAAGATCAAAAGTTTATTGGCAAACTATTTTTAAGATATATCGCCGAAAATGAAGATTTTCATGATTATGTAGGTGACAGAGAACTTTCTTGGTCTGATGATATTCACATTGCCAATTCAATGGTTCAGAAGACGATTGGTTTTATCAAAGAAAATGAAGACAGCCGTACATTGATCAAGATGATTAAAGATGTAGAAGATAAAAATTTCGCAGGGAAATTATTGAGAGATACATTAAACAATTGGGAAGCAAATGAAAAAAAGCTTTCTGAAAGGTTGGAAAATTGGGATTTGGATAGAGTAGGATTGATGGATAAAGTAATTTTAACGATTGCGATTTCCGAATTAGATAACTTCCCGCTTACACCTTCAAGAGTTATCATCAATGAATATATTGAGATTGCTAAAGTATTTGCTACAGACCGTTCCAATATATTTATCAATGGTATTTTAGATAAATATTGTAAAGATTTAAACAGAATATAA
- a CDS encoding DUF1573 domain-containing protein codes for MKKTLSIIALSIIGFGLVSCKKEENKEVQNAETLSTDSSSQITPAADSTMNTAPANTSAVTGGAKPSAATPSVSNQPLTTIALSQSNYDFGNIKKGDKVNHVYEITNTGKNPLVISEVKPGCGCTAPEFTKDPILPGKKGKITLSFDSASFDGAVQKFADVYANVENAPIKLTFNANIQPK; via the coding sequence ATGAAAAAGACGTTATCAATTATCGCTTTGTCTATCATAGGCTTTGGTTTGGTTTCTTGTAAAAAGGAAGAAAACAAAGAAGTTCAGAATGCTGAAACATTGAGCACTGATTCTAGTTCACAAATCACTCCCGCAGCAGACTCTACAATGAATACTGCACCGGCAAACACGAGCGCTGTTACAGGAGGAGCAAAACCTTCTGCGGCAACACCTTCTGTTTCAAATCAGCCGTTAACTACTATTGCTTTATCTCAGAGCAATTATGATTTCGGAAACATCAAAAAAGGTGATAAAGTAAATCACGTATACGAAATTACAAATACGGGTAAAAATCCGCTTGTAATCTCTGAAGTGAAGCCAGGTTGTGGTTGTACTGCTCCGGAATTTACCAAAGATCCTATTTTACCTGGAAAAAAAGGAAAAATTACTTTAAGCTTTGATTCTGCAAGCTTTGATGGTGCGGTTCAGAAATTTGCTGACGTTTACGCAAATGTAGAAAATGCTCCTATCAAACTTACGTTCAATGCGAACATTCAACCTAAATAA
- the yajC gene encoding preprotein translocase subunit YajC — translation MLNIFLQAAPAGGNSPMMLIMMGVMFVGFYFLMIRPQMKKQKQEKKFQDELKVGSRVVLTSGLHGRIAQIQEDGIVIETLSGKLKFEKAAISREFTAARFGDKGTTSDKKETVEIEKK, via the coding sequence ATGTTAAATATATTTTTACAGGCAGCACCGGCTGGAGGTAATTCTCCAATGATGTTGATCATGATGGGAGTTATGTTTGTTGGGTTTTATTTCCTGATGATCAGACCTCAGATGAAAAAACAAAAGCAAGAGAAAAAATTTCAGGACGAGCTGAAGGTGGGAAGCAGAGTGGTTCTTACTTCTGGTCTTCACGGAAGAATTGCTCAGATTCAGGAAGATGGAATCGTTATTGAAACTTTATCAGGGAAATTAAAATTCGAAAAAGCTGCGATTTCTAGAGAATTCACTGCTGCAAGATTCGGTGACAAGGGAACGACTTCAGACAAAAAAGAAACTGTAGAAATTGAAAAGAAATAA
- a CDS encoding SDR family NAD(P)-dependent oxidoreductase encodes MNQNTAKTVLILGANSDVAKQCILQYVEKGFAVIAASRSTDSLKDFVLKNNLSTKVSVLYFDAIDFDYHKNFYDILSIKPHIVVYAAGFLVENEKALSDFRSTQHMMQVNYMGGVSILNIIATDQSNKNLERIIGLSSLSGVRGRKSNFVYGSTKAAFTTYLAGLRQELARRNITVNVLVSGYINTKINAGLELNKNLLMEPDYVAKHIVSAGNSFTIVPNFKWKLINFILKILPESLVAKLP; translated from the coding sequence ATGAATCAAAACACAGCCAAAACCGTTCTCATTCTCGGCGCCAATTCCGATGTTGCCAAACAATGTATTTTACAATATGTTGAAAAAGGTTTTGCAGTTATTGCGGCTTCCAGAAGTACAGATTCTCTGAAAGATTTTGTGTTGAAAAATAATCTGTCCACAAAAGTTTCTGTTTTGTATTTTGATGCGATAGATTTTGATTATCACAAAAATTTTTATGATATCCTTTCCATAAAACCTCATATTGTTGTTTACGCTGCAGGATTTTTAGTAGAAAATGAAAAGGCTTTATCAGATTTTAGAAGTACTCAACATATGATGCAGGTCAACTATATGGGTGGAGTTTCTATTCTGAATATCATTGCTACCGATCAGTCAAACAAAAACTTAGAAAGAATTATAGGTTTGTCTTCACTTTCCGGAGTGAGAGGACGAAAAAGTAATTTCGTTTACGGAAGTACAAAGGCGGCTTTTACAACGTATTTAGCTGGCTTAAGACAAGAATTAGCTCGTAGAAATATTACGGTCAACGTTTTGGTAAGTGGGTACATCAATACAAAAATCAACGCAGGTTTGGAACTCAATAAAAATCTTTTGATGGAACCAGATTATGTGGCAAAACATATCGTCAGTGCCGGAAATTCCTTTACAATTGTCCCAAATTTTAAATGGAAACTCATTAATTTTATTTTGAAAATCTTGCCGGAAAGCTTGGTGGCTAAGTTGCCTTAG